Within Hyla sarda isolate aHylSar1 chromosome 7, aHylSar1.hap1, whole genome shotgun sequence, the genomic segment GGGAAGGGTGACCAATCAGGAAGCAGTGGGTGTGGCTACCTGGAGGAGGGAGGGAGCGAGTGGGGGATGGTGATACAGGGAGGTAAACATGCAATGTGTGTGTGAGCTGCATGTATGACCCCGTGATAAGGATGCATGACATGTGTGACGCCCCCTATAGGTGCCTGTCATGTATTGCCTCCATGTTGTGCAATTTTATATATTGCTAGACATAAATGGACTAGTGCAGGGGTTAATCTTGCTcagtgtgtgtctccagctgttgcaaaactacaactcccagcatgcccggacagccgaaggctgtccgggcatgctgggagttgtagttttgcaacagctggacccacattggttaggaaacactgacctggcTGATACATCATAGCGCCAGTGTATAATAATTCCTGTCTGCCACGCCTTATCCAGCGTGGCCGGGTTGAGTGCGACAATTGCATTATTCCGTTTTTACCTACAGATTTTTGTTTTCGTTCCTATAGTTTTGAGTAACAATAATCCCTAACTATAGTAGGTAAAACCCTGACGTGACCTTAAATTTAACCCTTTACGTTATACCGAGAGCCTTTCCCATTGTCTTAACCGTTCTATCTGCGTTATCATACAGAGAGATGGCGGATCAAGGGTTTCTGATGGAAGTCTGCGTCGATTCTGTGGAGTCCGCAGTGAACGCAGAGAGGGGAGGTAAGACTGGATTATATTCTTATTTACAGGCATCTATTATAGTAGACAAGCAGAGCggaattatttaaataaaaaagttttaaaaataaaataaaaaacagcgccacccctgtccttaggttgtgtgcggtattgcagctccgttctattgaagtgaatggagtctagttgtaataccgcacatatATTAAAGACAGGGgtgatgctgtttttgaaagaaattagctccgtTCTAATTCTCTTTATAAACGGATGATGCTGTGTTCTTTTCCGTTCCAGGTGCAGGACGTATAGAGCTGTGCGCCAGTTTGTTGGAAGGAGGGATCACCCCTTCCATAGGTGAGTATGACCTAGTTTTgagagtatgttcacacaaagCAGAaacgctgcagattttctgctacgGGTTTACATGTGTATCACAAGGTCAGTAAAGCctcgttcacatggcggaatccgGCAGAAGAATTTTGCTCGGAAATttagttgcagcagagtcccagttttcaatgggattctgctgcaccaagcACACAGTGGATtttcagaacagcatatgtttgctatggggattttctcctactctggacagttcttaaaatggacagagatgtcaacagagagcactgtggtcatgatgtcagcagagagctctgtgttccaaaaagaaaagaatttcctctgtagtatccagcagctaatgagtactggaaggattaagatttttctaatacaagtaatttacaaatctgtttaactttctggcaccagttgaattaaaaaaaaaaaaaaaaaaaaaaaaaaaaaaaacagttcaccaccagagtacccctttaattttttcaatAGGCAATTCCTAGATATAAGCCTTTTTTAAAATATGGAAATGAGACTCGAGTGCCcagggggcattccccagcacaacaagagcccaggtaagtccTGCCCATGTACTTTATTATCTCCTCCCCCTGGCATGCTTGCATTTGCCTACCCTGTTTGACTGAAAGGACTTGTGCTGGACTCACCTGGGCTTCTGctgtgctggggaacacccccctGGGCAAGCTTTCCTCATTTGTATccaaaaagtcttaaaggggtactccggtggaaaacaagaggaaattcttttctttttgaatttcttttctgtctgaccacagtgctctctgctgacacctctgtccatgtcaggaactgtccagagcaggagaggtttgctatggggatttgctcctatcctggacagttcctaaaatagacaaaggtgtcagcaaaaagcacggtgatcagacagaaaggaaattctaaaagaaagaacttcctgtggagcataaaacaactgataagtactggaaggattaaggtttttaaatagaagtaatttacaaatctgtttaactttctggcaccagttgataaaaaaaaataatgttttccaccagagtacccctgtaaatgtCACTGATGGAGAGGCTAATCtaagtaaggctgctttcacactattaaaattcatccgttacaaaCGTCCATTAGAAAAGCCCTGGTAAACGTCCGTTTaacaatcccattaaagtctatgggatttttttattatcctttatgacccgttatagtccgtcacaagaaacttaacggtaaattaacggccgttatttttaacattgaagtctatggctgacggatgagcctttatgtcaccAGTTTGCACGCAGTTTATTAtttccgttattacttctgagcatgctcagaagaggtgacatcagcagacttctgcagtgctgagggaggactactactcccatcatggaacagacttgtttccatgatgggagtagtaattcccccgctgcgggagtctgcagacagctggggaggctagattagtgtttgtactacaacccccatcatggaacagagtctgttccctgatgggggttgtagtacaggggctgagagattgatcgcaccgggtctcacttctgagacccgatgcgatcaaaagttattaagcaggtgagcgggcggcatggtccgcaaccctgcgatgtatcagtgtgttttaactttcatttttcaatcccccgcggggagccctgaatggccgatcagggctctcagcgagagattgaaaaatgaactttgagaatagcaggggccaaagagcactgtggggggcaagatatatagcgctgcagaggggggggggcagacatataacctatatatctagccccccagcagcgcattaggtATGACCccgcctgcgcattaaatatatacccgctggcgcattaaatatataccccccgccggcgcattaaatatatacccccgcagcgcatgtatatgtgccccccacagctcttctatatacacatgcccctactgccgtatgaatgaaaagtatttataTTAGCAGCGCATATTGTCTGCTCCCGGCTCTATGCGCtactaatagaaatacctttcactCATATGGCAGTAgaggtatatgtatgtagaagcactgggggggggggacagacatatagcgttatctgccccccccccccccccccagtgcttctacatacatatacctcTACTGCCATATGagtgaaaggtatttctattagtaGCGCATAGAGCCGGGAGCCGAcaatatgcgctgctaatagaaatacttttcatgcaTACGGCGGTAGtcgtatttacaaatctgtttaactttctggcatcagttgattaaaaaaattaaaaataataaattccaccggagtacccctttaatattaacaaCTCTATTTACAATTCCCCTTATGGGGCTTGCGCCCCTAAGGGACTAATGCCCCCAAACTAGGGACCCCCTAGTTTGAGGGATTAGTCCCTTAGGGGGGCAAGCCCCATAAGGGAATTGTAAATAGAGTTGTTTAATGACCCTGGGAACCCACAGGGATTTGTGTTTTTGGAGTGAGTATACAGTTAACATTAGACTCGCTACTACTCGTTTATTTTGCAGGTCTCTTGCAGGTAGTGAAGCAGTACGTGCAGATCCCAGTATTTGTGATGATCCGGCCGCGAGGGGGAGACTTCCTCTACTCTGACCGAGAGGTAGAAGTCATGAAGGCCGACATCCGTCTAGCAAAAATACATGGGGCTGACGGATTGGTATATGGCGCCCTGACAGAAGACGGCAGAATCGATGCAGAACTGTGTATGGATTTACTTGGTAAGAAAAAATACAGCAACTGTTTACCTTTGCTGTAATACAAATGGTTTCTCCATATGCAGACTTCCTTGTGACCCTCTGTTATACACGGCAACCAATCAGAGGAGGCAgagcagcagcctgaaccaatcaGAGGAGGCAgagcagcagcctgaaccaatcaGAGGAGGCAgagcagcagcctgaaccaatcaGAGGAGGCAGAGCAGCAACCTGAACCAATCAGAGGAGGCAgagcagcagcctgaaccaatcagaggaggcagagctgcaggaggaggggcagagcAGCAGCTTTAACCAATCAGCAGTCAGGGGGGGTGTCTTAGACTACCTCTCACTGCTTGTAGGCACTGTAGCTAAGCTGTAGTCACAGATCACAGCTCTGTCCTAATGGAGCTGAGATAAAAACTGAATATATGCAAGAACTATAGCTATCCCtctataatatttattatttgttgtttgtttaatttTCTAGCTGTCTCACGACCCCTTCCTGTCACTTTCCATCGAGGTAAGTATCACAACTGGTGTTATTGTTAGGGCAtgtgtgtttaataaagttttaTAAATTATGAAGTTATTATGGCTGGTGTATGGAATTATATTTATGATGTTGCTAATGGTACTGGTGATATAATCTGGTCTAccgcagtgttttc encodes:
- the CUTC gene encoding copper homeostasis protein cutC homolog isoform X1, with translation MYDPVIRMHDMCDAPYREMADQGFLMEVCVDSVESAVNAERGGAGRIELCASLLEGGITPSIGLLQVVKQYVQIPVFVMIRPRGGDFLYSDREVEVMKADIRLAKIHGADGLVYGALTEDGRIDAELCMDLLAVSRPLPVTFHRAFDMVYDPLLAMETLISLGFERVLTSGCDSSALEGLPLIKRLVEQAKGRIIVMPGGGITERNLHRILEGAGVQEFHCSARSTKESLMKYRNNSVTMGTALTTSEYSIKVADVTKVRTLNAMAKNFL
- the CUTC gene encoding copper homeostasis protein cutC homolog isoform X3 — protein: MADQGFLMEVCVDSVESAVNAERGGAGRIELCASLLEGGITPSIGLLQVVKQYVQIPVFVMIRPRGGDFLYSDREVEVMKADIRLAKIHGADGLVYGALTEDGRIDAELCMDLLAVSRPLPVTFHRAFDMVYDPLLAMETLISLGFERVLTSGCDSSALEGLPLIKRLVEQAKGRIIVMPGGGITERNLHRILEGAGVQEFHCSARSTKESLMKYRNNSVTMGTALTTSEYSIKVADVTKVRTLNAMAKNFL